Proteins encoded within one genomic window of Elephas maximus indicus isolate mEleMax1 chromosome 21, mEleMax1 primary haplotype, whole genome shotgun sequence:
- the LOC126065180 gene encoding uncharacterized protein LOC126065180 isoform X1 translates to MNGSCRLSAPMRGLPAADCKANTNELTTPFEIHTHTNKVRGVGISGQLSHPSRWACKTLRGRWIPRQSVIKDFHPPEGGPSFTEAPKMTCAFPSRASSLPRLKITNDLLTGVGMVALNSPTPLQTQPGTVAEKMSAPGSSARTSNERAQARGQIQESLKAYPPQRPPAPIASLFSPQTSSRTLLIPPLCCGKKKSLLLSTRAFLLLFLPNLSLPAPRPPGVRKALLGSFLNHAKFLLFRSFCTPSERPSRSSSPASWHLRAHVGSRTERRPGGACALGTDERAWLPAGAPCILPEPAARQRAVKGQSPGPPEPRRVIGSVGTGKSSQSTCLLSVTEGNSTDLHS, encoded by the exons ATGAATGGCTCTTGCCGGCTTTCGGCTCCGATGAGGGGCCTGCCCGCCGCTGATTGCAAAGCAAACACTAATGAACTTACAACGCCATttgaaattcacacacacaccaacAAAGTGCGGGG GGTGGGCATTTCAGGTCAGCTGAGTCACCCGAGCAGGTGGGCGTGCAAGACACTGCGGGGAAGATGGATTCCGAGACAGAGTGTAATTAAGGATTTCCACCCCCCGGAAGGCGGTCCGTCCTTTACTGAGGCTCCGAAAATGACCTGCGCCTTCCCTTCCAGAGCATCCTCTCTTCCGAGACTCAAAATCACAAATGACCTTCTGACTGGGGTGGGGATGGTGGCCCTAAACAGTCCGACTCCCTTACAGACCCAGCCGGGCACGGTCGCAGAAAAAATGTCCGCCCCAGGTTCAAGTGCCAGAACCTCCAATGAGCGCGCACAGGCCAGGGGACAGATTCAAGAGTCCTTAAAAGCCTACCCACCTCAGCGTCCCCCCGCCCCCATCGCTTCCCTATTTTCCCCTCAGACTAGCAGCCGAACACTACTCATACCTCCACTTTGTTGTGGGAAGAAAAAAAGTTTACTGCTCTCCACAAGAGCCTTTCTACTCTTGTTCCTACCGAATCTCTCGCTCCCGGCTCCCAGACCCCCTGGCGTGAGGAAAGCCCTCCTGGGGAGCTTTCTAAACCACGCCAAGTTCCTGCTGTTCCGGAGTTTCTGCACACCCAGTGAGCGCCCTTCGCGGAGCAGCTCGCCGGCTTCTTGGCACCTTCGGGCACATGTCGGTTCCAGGACAGAGCGGCGCCCGGGTGGGGCGTGCGCGCTTGGCACAGACGAGCGCGCGTGGCTCCCGGCGGGGGCACCATGCATCCTTCCGGAACCCGCTGCCCGCCAGCGTGCAGTTAAGGGTCAGAGTCCCGGCCCGCCCGAGCCCCGGCGGGTCATCGGAAGCGTTGGCACCGGGAAATCTTCTCAATCTACCTGCCTTCTTAGCGTCACAGAGGGGAATTCCACCGACCTGCACTCCTAA
- the LOC126065180 gene encoding uncharacterized protein LOC126065180 isoform X2, translated as MRFPQCGSRESPIAGELDPAVIIYNPGLLRSATCQDDRVGISGQLSHPSRWACKTLRGRWIPRQSVIKDFHPPEGGPSFTEAPKMTCAFPSRASSLPRLKITNDLLTGVGMVALNSPTPLQTQPGTVAEKMSAPGSSARTSNERAQARGQIQESLKAYPPQRPPAPIASLFSPQTSSRTLLIPPLCCGKKKSLLLSTRAFLLLFLPNLSLPAPRPPGVRKALLGSFLNHAKFLLFRSFCTPSERPSRSSSPASWHLRAHVGSRTERRPGGACALGTDERAWLPAGAPCILPEPAARQRAVKGQSPGPPEPRRVIGSVGTGKSSQSTCLLSVTEGNSTDLHS; from the exons ATGCGCTTCCCCCAGTGCGGATCGCGGGAGAGCCCAATCGCCGGCGAGCTGGACCCGGCTGTGATCATTTATAATCCTGGACTCCTCCGCTCCGCCACTTGTCAAGATGACAG GGTGGGCATTTCAGGTCAGCTGAGTCACCCGAGCAGGTGGGCGTGCAAGACACTGCGGGGAAGATGGATTCCGAGACAGAGTGTAATTAAGGATTTCCACCCCCCGGAAGGCGGTCCGTCCTTTACTGAGGCTCCGAAAATGACCTGCGCCTTCCCTTCCAGAGCATCCTCTCTTCCGAGACTCAAAATCACAAATGACCTTCTGACTGGGGTGGGGATGGTGGCCCTAAACAGTCCGACTCCCTTACAGACCCAGCCGGGCACGGTCGCAGAAAAAATGTCCGCCCCAGGTTCAAGTGCCAGAACCTCCAATGAGCGCGCACAGGCCAGGGGACAGATTCAAGAGTCCTTAAAAGCCTACCCACCTCAGCGTCCCCCCGCCCCCATCGCTTCCCTATTTTCCCCTCAGACTAGCAGCCGAACACTACTCATACCTCCACTTTGTTGTGGGAAGAAAAAAAGTTTACTGCTCTCCACAAGAGCCTTTCTACTCTTGTTCCTACCGAATCTCTCGCTCCCGGCTCCCAGACCCCCTGGCGTGAGGAAAGCCCTCCTGGGGAGCTTTCTAAACCACGCCAAGTTCCTGCTGTTCCGGAGTTTCTGCACACCCAGTGAGCGCCCTTCGCGGAGCAGCTCGCCGGCTTCTTGGCACCTTCGGGCACATGTCGGTTCCAGGACAGAGCGGCGCCCGGGTGGGGCGTGCGCGCTTGGCACAGACGAGCGCGCGTGGCTCCCGGCGGGGGCACCATGCATCCTTCCGGAACCCGCTGCCCGCCAGCGTGCAGTTAAGGGTCAGAGTCCCGGCCCGCCCGAGCCCCGGCGGGTCATCGGAAGCGTTGGCACCGGGAAATCTTCTCAATCTACCTGCCTTCTTAGCGTCACAGAGGGGAATTCCACCGACCTGCACTCCTAA